The DNA sequence cgtgaacgtccagtcatcaatacaaaatacctggaatctttttccctttaacttacacagatattgatgccctgaaccctcaaagttaatataaactcgctccatagagttatatattacaatgcttacgaattaaattgtcaacaacaaaataaaacgtaaatgcagctcagagtaactatacaacggaagtccttatcaacggtacagtcacaaagatagcttcctaccataaagctgcacaggcgtcacctcagcttcagccacgatctcctcgacctgcaggattaacccctacaccattccattgaatagtgcaccgggttccacacaacaaacccggtaagcttatgaagctcgtatgagtaactcaaaaccaattacacaaatttcacaaaagccttctgctcataacctcaatcctagcatccaattacacaaatttcggtcaaacaagacttcctcaagaaatgtttaacACCATCCTAACGCCCTACAGCGAATTCCAActtcacactcatttcccattttcccccccctaggagtttttgtcatcaacatgacatcaaaggtgaagaacaatgaatcaccttcctatcctcactacagagtacagttcataaccgctatggctcttaatgtaaatcaaaccatcaatcaataaaatcaaggagaaatcaaggcaatcacatatcaaaacaagcaaaacaattcatagtaacccctgcatataatttagttcaggaggtcacattaagtcaaacaattcaagacaaggtagtcatcgaagtcccacactctgacgtctgtaggtagccccaaccatcacagcagtcctctcgatctttgttaacttaataacaattcagctccgctaccgagcagtcatcacactgatcatcgcacagatttccaccgatcatcacctagatttgcatcatcctactaatcatcacttagatttcaaggatcatcacatagattcacgcagatatcgcCACTCATCGcccagatagcgatcatcacatagatttcgttggtcatcacatagatagcgatcatcacatagatttcactggtcatcacatagatagcgatcatcacatagatttcgctggtcatcacatagatatttctatacaagctttacatgacaatcatcacaaagattcaccatactgatgtcatcgattcattacacaaatattcttacataagcttttcatgacaatcatcgcaaagattcaccacgaagtcactaatacatgaatatatatgtatatatatataccccataatatatatatagacacacatagtcatccattcagaaatgccactaataccaactatagtcgtagttaacctaataactccaagacaatagggtagtcatgctcataacaaatatcgatcatattcataacaaatattgatcctgctcataacaaatatcaatcctgttcataacaaatatcgattctactcataacaaacatcgatcctgctcataacacatatcgatcatactcataacaattatcgtgagatttccccaacaaacgataaaggtaattcgttcacaaatgaaccttgtgagattactcacctcgaaactcccgctgcgtcttcaattcaggacaaggcagccaatccacaaaatagccgtccaaggagtactacgtcacgtacctaaggaattacagctctcattcagtcaacgaatcacaaggggttcgaaaccctaaatcgaaccaaagttcccaaggtgacgccaaatgaggcgaaaccgcATCCGAGGcctcccaaagtccccggaatatgtccacgatcgatgtgaccaaaccacaagtcgatcggacgctcgaatcctcaaggatcgaataaatcgatcggtatgaaacggcaaaaatcataacaattccatacgaactccaaaatttgcatattatatatcgaaacgctcgtatcaacgagtagaacatatataataccaaaaccaattccttaagtggccggaacaccgccggaacgccaccacagacggtggtgcaccgccgccggccaaaaactcattatttcacaaaactcccaacatcaaaaagcttcatctaagcatgcttgtgaactttcataactggatcgaagtcagaaaacaagcttaagggatcgaaaactacctcacaagccgtgaacagtgatccaatccgagttgatcgaagtttcacgtgaatcgatccaaacaaccaccaaggaccGATCAACGAGGCCggtctgagctcaaccaaggaatcgttgaagccatgaagtcgccggagttgtgttttccggccgggtccgaaaacacaaggctgcaccgccttctaccgccgctaccaccgagaatcggcgctagagaacaccacagggaccaccagacggcggagacgatcctgtctggaaaatttcgtcgccggagatggccggagctcgccggaaacgtcgggtcggatcgaccgggtccgggtcgggtcagacggttttcttcgatactgaaggtatcgaccgagagagaaaaagggagagaaaaaatgagtttccggaaatggaaggaaatgaaaatagtaagtttctctttcgggaaacttctatttatactaaaatggaaattccttccaatgaccataacttcctcatacgaactccgattctcgcgttctacatatccacgaactcgtatcgacgcgctctacaactttcgtgaaggaagttttcggagaatcccaacgtataaaaagtcaacctttggcaacccccctaaaaccatatccttcaattaattattcgcccgaaacacttccgctccatccacgagccacgaaaccgtccaatagttataaaattaattctggaaaatcctcagaaaataattataaatttccggggcatcacaatatCTCCTAACTAAAGAAATCTGACACAGACCAACTCACATATTCTGACCTaaccgggattgcaacacatgCATCAATCCCAATATGCATAAAGACACAAAACGTATGAGATGCATATGCAATTACCTGTGAAGTACCTTGAGGAGTCAACTGAAGCATTGAGTGCattgagtttttttcttttcatttgacTAGGTCTTCACTCCAATGATTGGCACACTTCTAACTTAGACCTAAGACCCTAGGTTTTGTACTAGGAATGCCAATATACAATAAAATCTATACTAACAAAGTATTTGCTTTCTATGAAGATGCAGAGAATTGGGAAATGTTCTCATTGCCACCCTTGGCAATCGATAATGCAGGTTACAACTCCAAGCTACTGCTTGTGGAGTACAAAGGTCAGCTTGCGTTGATTCAGAGTGGAGAAGAATTCATGGACATGTAGGTGATGGAAAATTATGCCAGAAAGTCATGGAGCCAGAGGCGGACATGGAACATCAACAAACTCAGGGGATAAGAAACCTTCTATATTTCTCCATTAGCTTTCCATAACGGTGACACTGCACTTATGGAAGGTTTTCACAAAGTTATCTTCCATAACTTTCAAGAGAGAAAATCTCATCAAATAAGATTAGAGCATCCCCCTAATCGTATTTTCAAGTTCCAGTCGGACATGGAGGAGGTCAATCTGAATGGACCTGATTGGACCTGATTGTGTTTTCAAGCTCCAGTCGGACTCAGAGAATGTTAATCTGAAGGACCATCCTGAAGAAACTCGAGGTTTGGCAAAGTTCCTACTTAGATTTGCTGGTTTTAGTACCTATTTGTTACTCTCAGTCCCTTTTTTTGGTGTCTCTTTAAGGTGCTATTCTCATGCATGAGTACAGATTTATGATTACATGGGAACCAGTATAAAAGTTCTTCTCCCTCGGTGTTTAGAACTACATAGTTTAGTTCAGTCTATACATTTTAACTTGGATGGTGAAAGTTTTACTTATTACCACCTTTAATCTGCATAATGCTAGATTTTGTAACAAGCACAGGAAAAAAAGTTGGAATTGGAACCCTATCAAAATTTTCGTTTACCTTAGAACTCCGTTAACATATTTTCTCTGTTTCTCTCGACATCCAAACCTGTAATTCTATCAAAAAGCAGTTTCTTGCAAGATTGGCTAGTCCTCCATTACATTCACCTCCATATATGCATATATCATCAGATCATCTACCCATCTAGTAATGAGAAGCAATAAAGTATAACAAACCAATTACAGATACAAGAGGTATACGTTGATTAATTGAAGAATTTATTGACATATATAATCCaataaattaattgaatatccCAAATCCTATGGAGCTATATTAACTGTATAAGTGAGCTGCATCTAAATTGCCATGAGCCTGGCATAACGTGGGATCTGATTCTTCAAACCAATTGTGATCTCGCCATAGCAATGATGGGTCTGTTTTAGCAATATGCTACCCATCTCTTAGGCTTCAAAGCAATTACAAGAGCTGGTGCCATAATTCCACCCACCAGCACTACCGACAATTCATCAGGTGTATCTTCAAGCACAGGATTACTGAAACACAGAATAGCATCCAGCttcaggaaaaaagaaaagaaaaaagagtagcaTAAAGCCAAATCTTTTCAGACCATTAATGTGGTTATATTACTCACCATGTAACTCAGAGATCTATATTGATCCTTTCAGACCACTTGAAAATATCAGAGTGCACTTTATCTCCACCCAATTCATCTCCCGTAGCGCCTGCTGCTACTCTTAAAACATCCTCAATTAAAGCAAAGTTTCCCATTATATCAACATGAGCACCACTTTGGGTACCCCGGCCCTCTAGAAGATTAGCTGGAGGGGCATGATCGTACTCCCTTAAGTAAGTACGAATGCCAGAAGGGTTGAAACGGGTCTTTCCTCTCCAGGCTTTAGCACACATGAAACCTGCACTCAACACCGGCACAGTTTCATCCCCATCAGCGGAGTACACTCCACCTTTTAAACATGGGTTGTCGCTTCCACCCTCTGCTGAGGTATCTATTTGAAAGGGAATGTAGCATTCAGCAGTAGGAGTTAACTTATACACGTATGCTCTTTCGGTAGGGATGCCAACTCCATACATAGAATAGATCTCCATATCAGGAGCATTTGGTAATCTGCACAAGCAGTCAGAAGTTAAAACAGCACAAACAAAAGTCAatgtgctcaagaagtgaacCCTTGTGAATCACAACCCCAGAAAGAACAATTTAATAGAGTAATACAGGAATGAATAAGAGCTGAACCAAGTGGCATATATCAGATCATCAATGTATTCAACTTAGGGGTATAACCTAATAGAAAACTTGACAGACAAGAAGACACATGCATATCACATGAGTACGACCTTTTTCCAGCTTTGGTAAAGCCCTAAGCGGTAGTTAAAGTGTAGAAACTAGACTCCCAAACCACCAGAAGAATAATTTTTAATCTCTTGGAAAAATGTAGCATTTACTACTTGCTGATTTTACATCTGAGCATATAAAGGTAGGGAAGAGCATGCTGAAACAATTAGAAACAGTATCACTAGTTACGTTACATTCAACCAATAGTCATCAAAAGAGGAAAGACTAGATTAAACTCAGATCATGATTCACTGGGGGACAAAATGTGAGAACAGCACGGAAAAGAAAACACTTGCCTTGTTTCTAGGGGGTTTGACCAATATTTGTAGTGTTCATACTTGGGGTCATCCAAATTGTCCGCAATTCCATACGAAAAATGAGCATCCCCACGTGCCATCAATTTGGGCGCAACAAAATGAAGCAGATCCAAAATTGATCCAGCTGTGTAGATTTTGTAATCTGAAACAGCTTTGACACCCCCAACACCCATGTCATGGTACTCTGTCCATACATCACAATGGGTAGCATTCGCAAGTAAATTACCCTTAACAGCATCCTGCCAAGCGATCCAAAGTAAACTACTAGTTTAAGTGTATGTACTAAATATCTCATCAGTCATCATAGTATGTATCGTAGGATTATAGGAAAAAACGGAACTCATCTTGGCAGACAAAGACAAATTCACAAACTTCATATTCTGATTAATTCAATGTCTTCGAGATATGATCAAAACCTCATGCTTGAGTTTAATATTAAGTACAAGTTAAAATACTAGTCATTACCTCATATGCAAGATGAGTTTTagcaataaaaaatgaaaatgttcTCCACATACAATCCAAGGAAATACAACGTATCATTTGTGCCCAGACACAAAAGCATTGTAATTAGATCAACTTCTGACAAAATGCAAAACCCATTCTTCACCTTTTAGAGAATAATTCCATATGGAAAATCCAATAGCTAGATTGAGATGCCAGGTAACGAGGTAAACTACTAATTGCTGAAATGAGATATAATAGATCAACTTATGACAAAATGCAAAACCCATTCTTCACCTTTTTAATAATAATTCCATATGGAAAATCCAATAGCTAGATGAGATGCTAGGTAACTAGGTAAACTACTAATTGTTGAAATGAGATATAAtagatatgagagagagagagagagtcaccCTAAAATCGATCCTCTCAATCTTGGAGGAATGCGTCTCCGCTACGTCTTTCCCAAATGATATAATCCTCCCATAATTTACTCCATATGGCTCTGCATCTTTGGTATCATTATTCTTCAACTTCTTAGCATCACAATGGCAGTATTCTTCAGGTGACCAGTCAAGACCACCCCATATTGTGTCCCCACCTTTTGGTATCATAGACATAGTTGAATCCCATGTCCGGGTCATCCGCATCATATGTTGTAAGGTTTGGAGACCAAAAACATCCTTATCCAAAACACCTGGTGCAAAAGCCCTGTAACAAGGATAAGAATTAGGATTTCATCGAGAGCTAAAGCAGGATACAAAAATCATATATGTCTAGCAGACTAGCCCAAAGAAGGATGGCAAATCTGATGttaaaagaaaagacaaaaaccTGGCAACAGCAATGTCTTTGGCCTCAATAGAGAAAAGTCCAGCAACAGCTTTTGGAACCCCTAAAAAGGGGCCACCGATGTTCATTACAGCTTTAATATGCTTAGCACACCAATCTGATCCACCCCCACCTCCCATTGGTGCTGGTGCCTCAACCCATTTCATAAAATGCAGAAAGTACAGAACACCCATTGAATGTGGGAGAACAACCACCTTGTTGCCACCATTTGTAGCTACCATAAGTtctatattactttttattctgCTCAAAGTTTGGTCCCTAACCTGGTAAACGCAATCAAACCGATATACAGTAAGTCAATTGTCACAGTAAAGTATACACTGCTACTATGAGGGTATGAAAAAGATGTTTACATAACAATACCTCTGTATTCTGAAACGATAATCTCCAATCATATGAAGCCATATACATGGTCTTCTCCTCATATCCAATGCGAGCCAAATTAGCAATTAAAACTGCCCACACAAAGTAACCAGGGGCAAAGTAATCAGCTGCCACAAGACCAGATACAGGCCTAACCCTTATACCTGCAGGGTCCAGTCCAGTTTCATTGTCCAGAGACATATGTTCAACCCAGCATAATGGTCTGTCAGAAACAAAAGGAATCGCAGGGTAACACTATGTAAGAGTCAAGTCCAAGACTATTCAAGAACTTCAAGGATATAGAGAAATTTGGAAAATCAAAACACTGTATTCATTAATAGTCAGGGCACGAAATAACTGATCAAACTAACATATATGATAAGGAGTGACAGTAAATAGATTCTGCAGGTCATACCTCCCCACAACTAGCCACTTTGCTTACTAACAACAAGAGCAAAATCAGTGAAAGTAACCTAAAGAAGAATTTGGAAAATCAAGAGACCCTATTGATTAATAGCAGGAGATGACATAACCGATCAAACTAACatacccacttttctctcttaCAATAATTACCATCCAAAAAGTTTCTCATTTGCGCTTATACGAGTTCATACAATTTAACTATAGCTAGCATCCTAGTTTATATATTCGAGACAAAACCCCCCCCAGTTGATAAACTCACTCATTCACTTGATAAACTGGTTTTGACTTACGTTTAACTCAAGCAATTTGTAAGGTAAGCAACCTCACAGCATTGGTTTCAGTCACAATCAATCACCCTTTTTTAAGtatcaaacacacacacacacacttccCTTATATAAAAGCAATCAAATCCCCTTCTTCTAAAGTAAACCCTAATCCACAAACCCTATAAATTAACTAACCAAATCAGCCAAACAGTGCAAAAGGAGAAAAAAGGGTTCATTGCATTAAGCATTCAAACCAAGAAAGCACCAACCTTTTATACAATTCCCCAAATGTGCCGCCCCACAATCTCTTCCTAAACAACCCATCGGCGCAGCTATGACCTTCCCACAATTCGAGCCCGCCGGTGACAATTCCGGGCACAAACACCACCGGGTGCTTCGCCGTCAAGCCCTCCTTCCTCAATTTCACTCCAGGCGGGTCGGAAACCGGACCCGTTATCGCCTCCGTCACGTACTGAGGAAACGACGCCGGCATTGCGTTGAGCAAGAACAGCAGGAACCACCAGATCGAGCATATGACTCCGATGAGCCAGCAGCAGTTGGCCACGCACGACCACCGGTTCGGGTTCGGGTTCGGGTTCCTTCTCCGACGACGCGTCGTcgttttcttctcctcaccgGGTTCGTGTTCCTTCTCTGTCTCACTCTCGTGGTCCGGCTCCAAATTCTCCGCCTTCCCCTTTCTCCGTCTCAGAAACGACAtcgtttttggaaaataatcaAAGCTGAATTGAAGCTTCAGCTGCGCCGGCGATTGGGGACGTGGAGGAATCTGAGTGGCTCCTGCTGCCTCTACTGGTTTCCTACTGTCTTGCTCTGGGCTTTCCTCTGTGGCTGAGCTTTAGGTTCATCTGGAGGGAAAGAGAGCGGGGTTATTTCCAGAACTCGGGGGCTGGGTCCCAATAACCACCACTGTAGGACACGTGGCGGTGATCTGGGGCGTGATCGGACGGTGGAGAGGAGTAGGGGTTTCGTTTGTGATTGTTTGAATGGTAGAATTAAGAACACAGCTCAACAACATCTCAACTgaatctttttctttaattggcaaaaaagaaaaggaatcctTTCTTTAAGACTCTTGTGTGTAATGAAAAactaaatgaatatatatatatatatgcatcaaGAAGATTAGGTACCAAAATAAACAGAGTGAATCTAACTGCTGGAGGAAATATATATTCAGCATTTAAATTTAATATACGTGGTTGAAATTCACTTGTGTGTTACGATCTCTTCAAATTATTCTTTAAGTGAATAAAACTGTCAAAATATTATCTTGTCTTTAATTAAAgtattggtttggtttggttttaaCTTTTGCTCAAGAAGAATTATTTATTGGGTAGATACCATAAAAACAAGGCGAAGCTTtttgggtcttcattagaataGGTCTTT is a window from the Rosa chinensis cultivar Old Blush chromosome 2, RchiOBHm-V2, whole genome shotgun sequence genome containing:
- the LOC112187750 gene encoding phospholipid:diacylglycerol acyltransferase 1 isoform X2, whose amino-acid sequence is MSLDNETGLDPAGIRVRPVSGLVAADYFAPGYFVWAVLIANLARIGYEEKTMYMASYDWRLSFQNTEVRDQTLSRIKSNIELMVATNGGNKVVVLPHSMGVLYFLHFMKWVEAPAPMGGGGGSDWCAKHIKAVMNIGGPFLGVPKAVAGLFSIEAKDIAVARAFAPGVLDKDVFGLQTLQHMMRMTRTWDSTMSMIPKGGDTIWGGLDWSPEEYCHCDAKKLKNNDTKDAEPYGVNYGRIISFGKDVAETHSSKIERIDFRDAVKGNLLANATHCDVWTEYHDMGVGGVKAVSDYKIYTAGSILDLLHFVAPKLMARGDAHFSYGIADNLDDPKYEHYKYWSNPLETRLPNAPDMEIYSMYGVGIPTERAYVYKLTPTAECYIPFQIDTSAEGGSDNPCLKGGVYSADGDETVPVLSAGFMCAKAWRGKTRFNPSGIRTYLREYDHAPPANLLEGRGTQSGAHVDIMGNFALIEDVLRVAAGATGDELGGDKVHSDIFKWSERINIDL
- the LOC112187750 gene encoding phospholipid:diacylglycerol acyltransferase 1 isoform X1, encoding MSFLRRRKGKAENLEPDHESETEKEHEPGEEKKTTTRRRRRNPNPNPNRWSCVANCCWLIGVICSIWWFLLFLLNAMPASFPQYVTEAITGPVSDPPGVKLRKEGLTAKHPVVFVPGIVTGGLELWEGHSCADGLFRKRLWGGTFGELYKRPLCWVEHMSLDNETGLDPAGIRVRPVSGLVAADYFAPGYFVWAVLIANLARIGYEEKTMYMASYDWRLSFQNTEVRDQTLSRIKSNIELMVATNGGNKVVVLPHSMGVLYFLHFMKWVEAPAPMGGGGGSDWCAKHIKAVMNIGGPFLGVPKAVAGLFSIEAKDIAVARAFAPGVLDKDVFGLQTLQHMMRMTRTWDSTMSMIPKGGDTIWGGLDWSPEEYCHCDAKKLKNNDTKDAEPYGVNYGRIISFGKDVAETHSSKIERIDFRDAVKGNLLANATHCDVWTEYHDMGVGGVKAVSDYKIYTAGSILDLLHFVAPKLMARGDAHFSYGIADNLDDPKYEHYKYWSNPLETRLPNAPDMEIYSMYGVGIPTERAYVYKLTPTAECYIPFQIDTSAEGGSDNPCLKGGVYSADGDETVPVLSAGFMCAKAWRGKTRFNPSGIRTYLREYDHAPPANLLEGRGTQSGAHVDIMGNFALIEDVLRVAAGATGDELGGDKVHSDIFKWSERINIDL